Within the Gopherus flavomarginatus isolate rGopFla2 chromosome 8, rGopFla2.mat.asm, whole genome shotgun sequence genome, the region GGATTATTTCCTGAGAACCACTGTCCCTGCCAGATTTTTCTGAGATGATGTGATTACTGGCATGCTTTTCAACTGATTTCTAACTGGACCCAACTTGGGACTGATTCTGAGGGTGCCCAGTTCTCAGACAGCAGACTGGTATTTCTTGAGTCTGCTTGTTCTTCCACTCGAAGCACCAAGACAAGAACACAGTCCATCTTTAATAGAGGCATTTTAATTTATAGactgggtgggggggatggaAGTGCGAGGGGTACGGCTTCCCCACTCCCAAGCCATTCAGCCCACTTCCATCTAATGCAACTAGGTCACTCAGTCCTAAAGTTCTGATCTTAAAATGTCAGCTAACCCACTCCCTCCTCTATTAAAATTCAATCCAATCCAGAGAACACAATACACTGGTTAAAGACACAGATCagggcaaacattttaaaaagaaactataGAGTTGTGTAGCCTGGCACTATACACCTGCATGACCTGTCTCGCTAGTGTGCCCAGGGGTGAACAGCCTGGCACTATATACGTGCATGATCAgtctcactgagcatgctcaggggTGAAGTTTTAGCACcaattgttttgcttttttaaatttttaaaaatcaaattctaaCATAAAACACTTGAACAGTAATGAGCGTAGCCCTATGTATCAGTACTGATTGATGGTGGAGGTGAATTGTATGTCCAGACCagaccctgccccctcctccatcaGTTCAGGGCACCTAGGAGAGTAATTACAAATCACTCTAGTTTGTAACAAGACTGATTTATTCTCAGCAGCAGGAAATCGTGAAACAATCCCTTCATCTTCAAACTTGTTTCATCTACATCACAAGGGAAATGTGGCAGTTCATAATAATGACCCAGTACAGAAGCAAGGCTGGGACAATATTGCACAGATATCCAAAATAGGATCCCCTCCTTTTCCTCACATCTACATTTCCCCAACAGCAGCACATGACACTGACAAGCAAAACTGCAGGGTTTTGTTCACTTCTTCAGAGGAATTAGAAGGAACAGCATGCAGTTTTGAGGTTCCTTACAGACCCACTTCCCACATAAGGAGAGAACTTGTGTAAATTTCAGTCTGATATTCCCAGCCAGTTTAAAAAGCCAGCATTACCACACATATTTTAGAGGATATATGCAATCAAATATCCATTAGTCCATTATGCTCTTAATCTGCATTTTCTTTGACCACCCTTGTCTATTACCAGGATATTTGTAAGAAGCTTGTATAATCATTTTACAGTCCCTGATGATTAATTTAGAGGTGCCATAATCCAGTATTCAGGACATCATTCAGTGACTTGGGTAGGAGGAATATGCAGACTGGATAAGAAGATGCTTCCATTTAATGGCAAATATCTTGTGTAATCAGCAGTGaagggtgaggaaatacaaaaTGCACAGGAATTTAATAGGGTTTGGGTAaaactgatatttaaaaaaaattgcttggtgTGGCAATGACTAAATTGTGTTAGACAATGACTTACAAGCTAACCTACATAGCTTTACTCTGTAGACCTGTCTTGAACTGGAACATCAACAACTCCCATATCAGATCAATAGTCACCCTAGAGAAAGTGGCCATCCTGTTGAAAGGAATGTCTCCGAGAGTGCTTGCTTGACTTAAACAACTTTCAGGCACTAGATTAATTTGTATGACTGCAATCAATGCCCTGCAAGAGCCCCCTCCCATTCCCCAATCCATTGTAGGTTCTACCACCAATGTCTAAGGCAGTAAGTAAGCCTAGTTGTAACTGAGAGGAGATCTTCCAGGCAGACTCAAGAACCTCACCATTTCTGTTCAATAGCAGGCTACATCATAAAACACTGTTTAAACCAGAAAACTGAATATGAACTTAGAAGAAGAGGGCTGGAGAATTCAACTGACAGTGGAATCTGAGAATTAAAGCCTTCTGGGGTTTGTTTAAGCAATGCTTTCATTTGTAATACCATCCAAAGGGCGTTCACATCTTTAAATGGTTTCCATCCAGGAGGAGGGGGTGCTATCCAGATGTTCAACCCTCCCCTTAACATGATGTCCACCTGTGATGTTTGGGGACTGTAATCAGCTCTTGATACACAACAAATAccagagattaaaaaaagaatttaaaataacctaaaaatgttttgttggacTCCGTTGCCCAGACTGCCAGAGGAACACTCCTACTTGATCTGGGGGGCTTTCATAATTAACAATTCAAGTTTCCAGAACGTAGGACATACAAGGACAGAGCAATCTGAAGTGGCACTTTCACTCCCAGAGGTCTTCTGCACCTCACTGCAATTCCTAGTCACGGAGCCCCAATCCAACTGAACCCCCATTTTGAGGGAAGGCTGAGATAaggcttgggcccctgaagttcTGTCACACTCACATCATTCCCCCCAGGTCAGCTGGAAGGCAGACTTGGCAACGGAAGCTAGCATCATAAAATGGTGCAGTAATAGAAGTAACTGGACCAAGAAGAGGAGGCATCTGCCCCAATGATGTCGTAGCCATTGGTGGCAACTGGGGGGCGGGACTGGTCATGCAGCCGTGTGTCAGGAGTAATGATTGTAGAGGGGTGGGGCATGAAGAGTGCCATTCTGGAAACAATGCTGACGGGAAGCCATATATTCTGCATAACTGATTGTCACCTTTTCACTGCGGTACCTGGGAGGAAACAGGAAACAGAAAGTAACTACAGTACAATATTCAGCAGCAAAAATATCTAGTGTGTACTTATTATCTTAATTTATGTAGCTTCACAACGGCTGAGCAACCTCACACAGAGCAAGATGGGCTCCGTGCCTTAAAAATATGTAAGTTGTGAGATTAGAGTGAAAGACTGAAGAAGTGCTTTGtgtctctatccatccatcctatAAGCAATGCCTAACATTTTTCAAAGTTGAGTGCCTAAAATCAGGTTCCTAAACAAATATTTAGACATATGATCAACATGACCAGATTTCCAACAGTGAGACCTCTCAGATGTCAATGAATACTCAGCACCTTTGAGAATCAGGCTACTTTGAtgcaggtgcctaaatatgaatttaggtacctaacttaaGGCATCCAAGCGTGTAAGTTTTCGCTCATAATTCAAGAGAGGACACAAGTGACCTGCGCTAGGTTAGCACCAATGACTGACAAAGATATTTGTTGCCTATAAACAGAATATTGTTTATATCAGAGCATGCAAGTCCTTCTAGATAGCTCACTTTTCCACACACATTAGGTGTTTTAGCATCACACATTTCAACATCAGAGCCTGACTTGAGACAATCGTAGTTATAGCATTTCAGGAAGTGGTAGTCTGGGACACTGGCAACAAGCTGCCAGTTTGCATGTTATGCATGTCCGCTTTGAGAAAAGCCATAAGCAGAGGAGTTAAACTTTTAGGGAAACAATAAAATGTTATTCACCACCCGGTATGAACTTAATTTTTAATATACTTGAAACATTTATGAAAAGACTAATAAAGCTTCAGAGTAAAGGAGGGTTTCctgaagagtatcagaggggtagccgtgttagtctggatctgtaaaagcagcaaagagtcctgtggcaccttatagactaacagatgttttggagcatgagctttcatgggtgaatacccacttcatcagatgcatctgatgaagtgggtattcacccacgaaagctcatgctccaaaacatctgttagtctataaggtgccacaggagtctttgctgcttttcctgaaGAGTGTACATAGCTAGTCTATGTTCCACCATCAGAATCCAAAAAATCTGAGGGTCCATTTTGGGAAACTTGTGAATTTCTACAACAGACAAGGGTTTGCTTCCAAGCACAGCATTTTACATATGTACACAACAGCTGAAGGCAAGTCCATATTATCCCTGGTTTTAATGAATCTTCATCCCATCCCTTCCTCTGTTACTATACCACATTTCCACTTCCTTGCTCTAGGGATGAGGGCTGACAAGAAGCAGAATGTCCCCATTTTTACCCAAAACACCCATATCCTGCAGACACAAAGAGAATAGAACCAgcagtgcagctgggagcatggacAGGTGGGCAAGTCTGAAAACCAGCCTACTTTAAGGCTAGTTCCACTTTAAAAGAGCTTTACCTTCCTTACAGATATGCCACCATATTGAATAATatatggacaaaaaaaaaaacttcaaaaaccagactccaatgagaaactgctgaattggaattaatttgaaaactagGCAtgattaaattaggcttgaataaagactgggaatgaatgggtcattacacaaagtagaactattccccctactgttactcaaaccttcttgtcaattgttggaaatgggccatcctgttTATCacgacaaaagttttttttcctcctgctgacaatagcccatcttaactgattactctcgttatagttggtatggcaacacccattctTTCATTGTCTGTGTGCGCATATATatcatcttcctactgtattttccgctgcatgcatccaatgaagtgggttttagcccacaaacgCTTATgattaaatatatttgttagtctctaaggtgccacaagtattcctcattctttttgcatcTACCTTATGTTAGCTTAGTGAGTTTTACTTCTTTTAATCTTTCACCTTGATAAATGTCAAGTAAATTTAGAGGTGGTAAAATTTCATTTGTAATTTGCTCACTTGGAGGTGCCCAGCTCCATTATTTCTGCATGAACTGAACATGTTATACTTTGTTGCAATATAAGCTCTCAGTACCTCATGTACAACATTTAGGATGCTGACCTTCAACCTACACCTCTCATCTGAACGTAACATGTCAATATTGGTAAGCAGAAAACGGATTAAGTGTTTTTGAAACCAATAATATACTATCTGATTAAGTTAAAACTATAAAGCTGTCAACTTACCTGGTGAGTTTAATTGTTTTCCTAAAGTCATTGGTAATCGGAGCCTTAAATCCACCTTTCCTGAGCAAGGAGTCTATGGTCTGGATCTGATCCCAGTCTGTTGAGAAGTAACAGCAAGCGGGATTATTATTTTAGTATACAGCCACATTGTAAAGAAAAGGGAGAGACAAACAGGGCTGtagaaaaccagaaaaaccactgcTGACAAAAAACAGAACATACAGCGGGTTACAGACTGAGCTTTATAAACACACCGAGTGAGTGGGACATGCATGGTCTCATCCTTGCACACTTATCTACACACACTCCGACCCTTCTAAAATCCTAGGGGAACAGTAACTCCTGTAATATAGCAGCTTAGTGTTCTTCTGGGAAGGTCTCCGCCCTGCTACTGCTGCATGGACCGCTGACCCATTTCTCCATGTACCACTCAAGTTTAGTTGTCTAAATCTtaaaataatacctagctcttatacagtTGAATTTGGATCAGCCTGATGGTGTAGTGACAACACAGTGCACTGCTGTGTGAGAGATCAGAATTAAAATTGCTACCTTAGTCTTTTGCCCCAGGGCCAGCAGGATGTGACAACTCAACTCTGCAATGTGGAGGAAAGGAGGCGATATTTTGTGCAGTTACAATGGTGGCCATTGCTAGCTGAGTGGGAATTGTGCTCAAAGGGTGCCTGGCTCCTGCCCTCATCTAGAGGAAGCCACATTACCAAGAATGAAGAGAAAAATGTCTCTCCTGTTGGAGTGCTGGTGCTGTGTGGCCTGCAGATATCCTTGGTGGTGGGAGAAACATGAAAGAGGAAACGTGCAACGCTGAATGAAGCTAAAAGGTCCAAACTTCAAGATCCTCCACTGCTTAAGTCCGGGATCCTTTTCACCCTAAAGGACTCAATTGTGTGTATACatgggaggggaagaagggcCAGATGAAAGCCAGACAGCAGTTGTGTAGAGTGTCTGTTAGCCAAATGATGTTTGGTGTTTGTGGCTCTAGTGGAAGGCCTTTCACAGCTATTGCAATCTAGACCCACAATCCTTAACTTTAAATATGCCAGTTCTGTGACAAGATGAACTGCCATATATGGCAGCCATCTGAAACCCACCTTGTTCCTTAGCAACCTCAGGTAAGTACGTGGCTGTACGTTTGACACCTTTCTCATTGATGAACTCTATTCTGATCCCATGGATCCCAACCtacaaatggaaatgaaaagcCAAGTGAGAGGTATTTGCTGGGATTGAATCCCTGACTGACTCATCTTCATCAAAGCACAATGCATCACTGCACCACTCTGGCCACATTCCTGCCATGGTAAAGgaccttctctctctcccaggccAGCCTAACCAAAGGCTTCCCCAGATGGGCAAATGGCCCCCTGCCTCTTCTTCCAGGCCAACACAACCAGTCTTCCCGCCTCCTCTCCTGGGCCAAACTAGGCCACAGACTTCTAACAGGGCAAAGAGCTTCCCATCTCCTCTCCTGGGCCAGCCAGGCCATGAGTTCCTGTAGAGGAAGAGTCATACCAGCAGACTACACCCACAAGCCATAAACTTTGGCAAGTCCCTCTTCTTTATTTCTCCTTATAAAATGAATGCATTTGCATGTACTGTCTCCCTAGCATTCTGGCGCCAATTGGCTCCTTAGGACCTAAACTATATCCTCCTCTAATCGCTAATGTCTTCACGTTCCACCAAATTGTCTCTAGATTCCCAAAAAAATAGCCACATCCTCACCTCTCTTAACCCCCCAATCAGATCCCTTCCCAACCACAACAGGACTATTCATCCATCACTTAACTGGCCTCTTTCCTGTCTCCTCTTGTTTTCCATCCCCAGTTCCTCTGAGCCCAGTTATAACATCCATACACCCTTGTAATGAAGGAGACACATTACCATGTACTAACCCGAACCCGAATGGAACGAGAGAGTGATGCAGAGTTCCAAATGCACCTGTTCTCACCTCCCAGTCCAGGTAGTCACTGGCATCCTCAAAGTTAGTGAGGAGGGAGACAGAGCAGAAAAGTTTAGGCAGCTCCTCACGAGTCAGGGGGGGAAATCGGCTGTCCTTAAGTGCACTACAGAGGGACAGAAACACATGGCCTAAAACCAGAGACTGCATCAACAtttcagacagacacacacaaagtcattacatttaaaacctgCCTTAGAATACAGAAAAGTTTCTCCAGTCACAAGAGGTGGAGGACATTGTAAGTAATCTTACCCTGTTATCTTCATATTATGTATCCAGAGATCTCAACATAGTTCACTAGAAGAAACAACAGAGCCTCTCTGGATTTGTAAAGAAATTGTCGCTTTGGCAAGAGAAGTGAAACTGAATTATCCACCAAAAAGTGCAGGCTGCGGGCACATTCAGCATGTAAATAAGTTTgaaattacctttaaaaaaaattaagaagtcAAGCAAAATCCAGATGTCACAGATAACAGAAGACTCAGCTGTTGCAGAGATGGTCCATAAGGTCCCTGGTATGTCACGTTTTTTCAACTATCGTGCAGTTCTGAACGTTTCTTTTATTATGAAATGTATAAAATTATACAGATTTATAAATCTAAAAATTTCTCTGATGCGTTGAGTCCTCTTTAAAAACAGAGGTCTTTAGCACATTAGGTTGGTTTCAGAATTACTTCATTTTCAGTGTCATTACCTGGTTAATGTGTATTCCCTGAGTCCTGAATGAAGGTTCATGGCTGAGAAGGTTCCAATGCAGCCACGAAGCCGCTTGTCTCGCCCCGTCTTCCACGTCACAAAAAGCGGACTGAAAaggcaaaacaaacacacactatcCTCAAAGAATCCCAGCCTTGGGGGAGACCAGCAAAGTGTGAAAAAGCAAGTGTGTGCTTACTCTGATAAGAACCAGTGTAACATCAGTTACCCAGTAATTTTTTATTAAAGGCATTTCCTCCCTCTTTTCACACTACAGATCAGTATCTGTCACCTTTT harbors:
- the AMMECR1L gene encoding AMMECR1-like protein isoform X1; this encodes MGKRRCVPPLEPKLGAGCCGVKKPKLSGSGTHSHGNQATTVPGSSSGPLQNHQHADGSNGRENISDLTLGPANSPITRMNPTSGALSPLSRSNGTANSTKNLVVTAEMCCYCFDVLYCHLYGFPQPRLPRFTNDPYPLFVTWKTGRDKRLRGCIGTFSAMNLHSGLREYTLTSALKDSRFPPLTREELPKLFCSVSLLTNFEDASDYLDWEVGIHGIRIEFINEKGVKRTATYLPEVAKEQDWDQIQTIDSLLRKGGFKAPITNDFRKTIKLTRYRSEKVTISYAEYMASRQHCFQNGTLHAPPLYNHYS
- the AMMECR1L gene encoding AMMECR1-like protein isoform X2, translating into MTPPIPVPLPPAGFPSGPTEKQESPLFVTWKTGRDKRLRGCIGTFSAMNLHSGLREYTLTSALKDSRFPPLTREELPKLFCSVSLLTNFEDASDYLDWEVGIHGIRIEFINEKGVKRTATYLPEVAKEQDWDQIQTIDSLLRKGGFKAPITNDFRKTIKLTRYRSEKVTISYAEYMASRQHCFQNGTLHAPPLYNHYS